Proteins encoded together in one Quercus lobata isolate SW786 chromosome 3, ValleyOak3.0 Primary Assembly, whole genome shotgun sequence window:
- the LOC115979942 gene encoding uncharacterized protein LOC115979942 isoform X5, whose amino-acid sequence MGTQMPACSDRTRTNWTPAMECYFIDLLLDQVHRGNRMGHTFNKQAWTDMLTMFNAYFGSPYDEKVLKSHYTNLWTQFNDVKSLLDQNGLSWDDTKQMVVASHHVWDAYIKAHPEAQFYRNRALMNFNDLCLIYAHTTADGRYSLSSRDIDFDDDIQGVNTGVAMNSFVPASKEHSKIDWTPAMDRYFVKLLLDQLKKGNKICNTFKKQAWNDMLTLFNGKFGSKYGKSFLKHRFKKLLKYYTDVKSLLEVKGFSWDEIQQKISADDYVWDNYIKAHPDAHSYRRKTLLNYCNLKLIFGNAVSNGHCSHLLQGRNFEDDIIQIKMAEEKEGHASSDSECRRTNWTSTMDRYLIELLQDQVLRGNKIGHGFVAEAWIEMVRLFNAKFGSHHDKDGLRNRYKHLRGQYNDIKVLLDQSGFSWDETGEMVTAEDYVWDSYTKVHPDAQSYRNKSVPSYHKLCVIYGEEVCNGRYNISTCNADLDSEEPDLRIGEDMNIQCYANSGCLTTDWTPSMDRYLIDVMLEEVHKGKKIDYTFNNQAWIDMFMLFKEQFSLQHAKDFLKSRYRSLEKQYFDMKNLLEQRQFSWDETQQMVTAFDDVWDAYVKEHPDAKPYRIMPMPNYNDLCLIYGNPASDERCNEAHQDLGCNGFEFSEGARLNNSYHQRTDWTPSMDRYFIDLMLEQVHNGSMVDQKFNKLAWSDMIAKFGAEFGSQHDKDVLKNRFMNLRKRFNDMKTLLDQSGFSWNEMQQMIRAEDDVWDAYVKVHPDARTYRNRTLPNVNDLFLIYGNDNTEQRQNYSDHFMDVEDYELGVNIVIFKVVGEEDYQSPGNNDPLRINWTREMDRYFIVLMLEQLHRGNKIGRTYNAQAWTWMNASFSKKFGFLCDKDVLEDRYWTLRKEYTDITDILNHNGFAWDGIRQTMTADDDVWEAYIKDHPDAVTYRDEILGDYCDLCLIYGNESQHSRSSYFDVKMEINTNTLGMGIDDIIGEALSPATEFEIFHQKRKRKSAPLSTSACIQKVRRTIKKETQEAVEGKPCVVKTYLGTEEDKDYSSIECIVAALQTVPDMDDEIFLEACELLEDERKAKMFVAMDVTARRKWLLKKIRL is encoded by the exons ATGGGCACCCAAATGCCTGCATGTAGTGATCGTACAAGGACAAACTGGACACCAGCAATGGAGTGCTATTTTATTGATCTTTTATTAGATCAGGTGCATAGGGGGAATAGGATGGGCCATACATTCAACAAACAAGCTTGGACTGATATGCTGACCATGTTCAATGCCTATTTTGGATCCCCATATGATGAAAAGGTGTTGAAAAGTCATTACACTAATTTGTGGACTCAATTCAATGATGTAAAGAGTCTACTTGATCAGAATGGATTGTCATGGGACGATACTAAACAAATGGTGGTTGCCAGTCATCATGTTTGGGATGCTTACATCAAG GCTCACCCAGAGGCACAGTTTTATAGAAACAGAGCCTTGATGAATTTCAATGATTTGTGCTTGATATATGCACATACAACAGCAGATGGAAGATACAGCCTATCAAGTCGTGATATAGACTTCGATGATGACATTCAAGGAGTGAATACTG GTGTAGCAATGAATAGCTTTGTACCTGCAAGTAAAGAGCATTCAAAAATAGATTGGACACCAGCCATGGACCGATATTTTGTCAAACTTTTGCTGGACCAACTTAAAAAAGGCAATAAGATCTGTAATACATTCAAGAAACAAGCATGGAATGATATGCTTACCTTGTTCAATGGAAAATTTGGCTCTAAATATGGAAAGAGTTTCTTAAAACACCGTTTtaagaaattattgaaatattatacTGATGTGAAGAGTCTACTTGAGGTAAAGGGATTTTCTTGGGatgaaattcaacaaaagaTATCAGCAGATGATTATGTATGGGATAATTACATCAAG GCACACCCAGATGCGCATTCGTATCGTAGGAAGACCTTGCTAAACTATTGcaatttgaaattgatatttggAAATGCAGTAAGCAATGGACATTGCAGTCATTTATTGCAagggagaaactttgaagatgATATCATACAGATCAAGATGG CTGAAGAAAAGGAGGGCCATGCCTCTTCTGATAGTGAATGTCGGAGAACAAATTGGACATCAACAATGGATCGTTACCTTATTGAATTGTTACAAGACCAGGTGCTTAGAGGGAATAAAATTGGTCATGGATTTGTGGCCGAGGCATGGATTGAAATGGTTAGACTGTTCAATGCAAAATTTGGATCTCACCATGACAAAGATGGTCTGAGGAATAGATACAAACATTTAAGGGGACAATATAATGATATAAAGGTTCTTCTTGATCAGAGTGGGTTTTCTTGGGATGAAACAGGAGAAATGGTAACTGCTGAGGATTATGTCTGGGATTCTTATACCAAG GTGCATCCCGATGCTCAGTCATATAGAAATAAATCTGTTCCCAGCTATCACAAATTATGTGTTATATATGGTGAAGAAGTTTGTAATGGAAGATACAACATTTCGACATGCAATGCAGATCTTGACAGTGAAGAACCAGATTTGAGAATTG GGGAGGATATGAATATCCAATGCTATGCAAACAGTGGTTGTTTGACAACAGATTGGACACCTTCAATGGACCGTTACCTCATAGATGTAATGCTAGAGGAAGTGCATAAGGGGAAGAAGATTGACTACACCTTCAACAATCAAGCATGGATAGATATGTTTATGTTGTTCAAGGAACAATTCTCATTACAACATGCCAAAGATTTTCTGAAAAGTCGTTATAGAAGTTTGGAAAAGCAGTACTTTGATATGAAAAATCTTCTTGAACAGAGACAATTTTCATGGGATGAAACACAGCAAATGGTCACAGCTTTTGATGATGTTTGGGATGCATATGTGAAG GAACACCCAGATGCAAAACCATACCGAATCATGCCGATGCCAAATTATAATGACTTGTGCTTGATTTATGGAAATCCAGCTTCTGATGAACGATGTAATGAAGCGCATCAAGATCTAGGATGTAATGGTTTTG aattttctgaAGGTGCCAGACTTAACAATAGCTATCACCAAAGAACTGATTGGACACCATCGATGGACCGATATTTTATTGATCTAATGTTAGAGCAAGTTCATAATGGAAGTATGGTTGATCAAAAATTCAACAAGCTAGCCTGGAGTGATATGATTGCAAAGTTTGGTGCAGAATTTGGGTCTCAGCATGACAAAGATGTCCTAAAAAATCGTTTTATGAATTTGAGGAAGCGGTTTAATGATATGAAAACTCTACTTGACCAGAGTGGTTTTTCTTGGAATGAAATGCAACAAATGATACGTGCTGAAGATGATGTCTGGGATGCTTACGTCAAG GTACATCCTGATGCAAGAACATACCGCAATAGAACTCTTCCAAATGTCAAtgatttgtttttgatatatggAAATGACAACACTGAGCAAAGGCAAAATTACTCTGATCACTTTATGGATGTTGAGGACTATGAGCTGGGAGTAAAtattg TTATTTTTAAAGTTGTAGGTGAAGAGGATTACCAGTCCCCTGGTAATAATGATCCTCTGAGGATAAATTGGACAAGGGAAATGGACCGTTATTTTATTGTCCTTATGTTAGAACAGTTGCACAGAGGGAATAAGATTGGTCGTACATACAATGCTCAAGCTTGGACCTGGATGAATGCAtcatttagtaaaaaatttggaTTCCTTTGTGACAAAGATGTACTAGAAGATCGTTATTGGACCTTGAGGAAAGAGTATACGGACATCACAGATATCCTCAATCATAATGGCTTTGCTTGGGATGGAATTCGCCAAACAATGACAGCTGATGATGATGTTTGGGAAGCTTATATCAAG GATCATCCAGATGCAGTTACATACAGAGATGAGATATTGGGTGATTATTGTGATTTGTGCTTGATTTATGGTAATGAAAGTCAGCATAGTAGATCAAGTTATTTCGACGTAAAAATGGAGATCAACACCAACACCTTGGGGATGGGGATTGACGATATAATTGGAGAGGCGCTATCTCCAGCTACTGAGTTTGAAATATTTCATCAGAAAAGAAAGCGAAAATCTGCTCCTTTGTCAACCTCAGCATGTATCCAAAAGGTTAGGAGAACCATCAAGAAAGAGACACAAGAGGCAGTTGAGGGGAAGCCATGTGTAGTAAAAACATATTTGGGTACTGAGGAAGACAAAGACTACAGCTCAATAGAATGTATAGTTGCAGCACTTCAAACCGTTCCTGACATGGATGATGAGATCTTCTTGGAGGCTTGTGAACTTTTAGAAGATGAGAGAAAGGCCAAGATGTTTGTGGCCATGGATGTTACAGCACGGAGGAAGTGGTTATTGAAAAAGATTCGACTGTAG
- the LOC115979942 gene encoding uncharacterized protein LOC115979942 isoform X6, translating to MMHMPLALECVAMNSFVPASKEHSKIDWTPAMDRYFVKLLLDQLKKGNKICNTFKKQAWNDMLTLFNGKFGSKYGKSFLKHRFKKLLKYYTDVKSLLEVKGFSWDEIQQKISADDYVWDNYIKAHPDAHSYRRKTLLNYCNLKLIFGNAVSNGHCSHLLQGRNFEDDIIQIKMVSFTYPVAEEKEGHASSDSECRRTNWTSTMDRYLIELLQDQVLRGNKIGHGFVAEAWIEMVRLFNAKFGSHHDKDGLRNRYKHLRGQYNDIKVLLDQSGFSWDETGEMVTAEDYVWDSYTKVHPDAQSYRNKSVPSYHKLCVIYGEEVCNGRYNISTCNADLDSEEPDLRIGEDMNIQCYANSGCLTTDWTPSMDRYLIDVMLEEVHKGKKIDYTFNNQAWIDMFMLFKEQFSLQHAKDFLKSRYRSLEKQYFDMKNLLEQRQFSWDETQQMVTAFDDVWDAYVKEHPDAKPYRIMPMPNYNDLCLIYGNPASDERCNEAHQDLGCNGFEFSEGARLNNSYHQRTDWTPSMDRYFIDLMLEQVHNGSMVDQKFNKLAWSDMIAKFGAEFGSQHDKDVLKNRFMNLRKRFNDMKTLLDQSGFSWNEMQQMIRAEDDVWDAYVKVHPDARTYRNRTLPNVNDLFLIYGNDNTEQRQNYSDHFMDVEDYELGVNIVIFKVVGEEDYQSPGNNDPLRINWTREMDRYFIVLMLEQLHRGNKIGRTYNAQAWTWMNASFSKKFGFLCDKDVLEDRYWTLRKEYTDITDILNHNGFAWDGIRQTMTADDDVWEAYIKDHPDAVTYRDEILGDYCDLCLIYGNESQHSRSSYFDVKMEINTNTLGMGIDDIIGEALSPATEFEIFHQKRKRKSAPLSTSACIQKVRRTIKKETQEAVEGKPCVVKTYLGTEEDKDYSSIECIVAALQTVPDMDDEIFLEACELLEDERKAKMFVAMDVTARRKWLLKKIRL from the exons ATGATGCATATGCCATTGGCATTGGAAT GTGTAGCAATGAATAGCTTTGTACCTGCAAGTAAAGAGCATTCAAAAATAGATTGGACACCAGCCATGGACCGATATTTTGTCAAACTTTTGCTGGACCAACTTAAAAAAGGCAATAAGATCTGTAATACATTCAAGAAACAAGCATGGAATGATATGCTTACCTTGTTCAATGGAAAATTTGGCTCTAAATATGGAAAGAGTTTCTTAAAACACCGTTTtaagaaattattgaaatattatacTGATGTGAAGAGTCTACTTGAGGTAAAGGGATTTTCTTGGGatgaaattcaacaaaagaTATCAGCAGATGATTATGTATGGGATAATTACATCAAG GCACACCCAGATGCGCATTCGTATCGTAGGAAGACCTTGCTAAACTATTGcaatttgaaattgatatttggAAATGCAGTAAGCAATGGACATTGCAGTCATTTATTGCAagggagaaactttgaagatgATATCATACAGATCAAGATGG TCAGTTTTACCTATCCTGTAGCTGAAGAAAAGGAGGGCCATGCCTCTTCTGATAGTGAATGTCGGAGAACAAATTGGACATCAACAATGGATCGTTACCTTATTGAATTGTTACAAGACCAGGTGCTTAGAGGGAATAAAATTGGTCATGGATTTGTGGCCGAGGCATGGATTGAAATGGTTAGACTGTTCAATGCAAAATTTGGATCTCACCATGACAAAGATGGTCTGAGGAATAGATACAAACATTTAAGGGGACAATATAATGATATAAAGGTTCTTCTTGATCAGAGTGGGTTTTCTTGGGATGAAACAGGAGAAATGGTAACTGCTGAGGATTATGTCTGGGATTCTTATACCAAG GTGCATCCCGATGCTCAGTCATATAGAAATAAATCTGTTCCCAGCTATCACAAATTATGTGTTATATATGGTGAAGAAGTTTGTAATGGAAGATACAACATTTCGACATGCAATGCAGATCTTGACAGTGAAGAACCAGATTTGAGAATTG GGGAGGATATGAATATCCAATGCTATGCAAACAGTGGTTGTTTGACAACAGATTGGACACCTTCAATGGACCGTTACCTCATAGATGTAATGCTAGAGGAAGTGCATAAGGGGAAGAAGATTGACTACACCTTCAACAATCAAGCATGGATAGATATGTTTATGTTGTTCAAGGAACAATTCTCATTACAACATGCCAAAGATTTTCTGAAAAGTCGTTATAGAAGTTTGGAAAAGCAGTACTTTGATATGAAAAATCTTCTTGAACAGAGACAATTTTCATGGGATGAAACACAGCAAATGGTCACAGCTTTTGATGATGTTTGGGATGCATATGTGAAG GAACACCCAGATGCAAAACCATACCGAATCATGCCGATGCCAAATTATAATGACTTGTGCTTGATTTATGGAAATCCAGCTTCTGATGAACGATGTAATGAAGCGCATCAAGATCTAGGATGTAATGGTTTTG aattttctgaAGGTGCCAGACTTAACAATAGCTATCACCAAAGAACTGATTGGACACCATCGATGGACCGATATTTTATTGATCTAATGTTAGAGCAAGTTCATAATGGAAGTATGGTTGATCAAAAATTCAACAAGCTAGCCTGGAGTGATATGATTGCAAAGTTTGGTGCAGAATTTGGGTCTCAGCATGACAAAGATGTCCTAAAAAATCGTTTTATGAATTTGAGGAAGCGGTTTAATGATATGAAAACTCTACTTGACCAGAGTGGTTTTTCTTGGAATGAAATGCAACAAATGATACGTGCTGAAGATGATGTCTGGGATGCTTACGTCAAG GTACATCCTGATGCAAGAACATACCGCAATAGAACTCTTCCAAATGTCAAtgatttgtttttgatatatggAAATGACAACACTGAGCAAAGGCAAAATTACTCTGATCACTTTATGGATGTTGAGGACTATGAGCTGGGAGTAAAtattg TTATTTTTAAAGTTGTAGGTGAAGAGGATTACCAGTCCCCTGGTAATAATGATCCTCTGAGGATAAATTGGACAAGGGAAATGGACCGTTATTTTATTGTCCTTATGTTAGAACAGTTGCACAGAGGGAATAAGATTGGTCGTACATACAATGCTCAAGCTTGGACCTGGATGAATGCAtcatttagtaaaaaatttggaTTCCTTTGTGACAAAGATGTACTAGAAGATCGTTATTGGACCTTGAGGAAAGAGTATACGGACATCACAGATATCCTCAATCATAATGGCTTTGCTTGGGATGGAATTCGCCAAACAATGACAGCTGATGATGATGTTTGGGAAGCTTATATCAAG GATCATCCAGATGCAGTTACATACAGAGATGAGATATTGGGTGATTATTGTGATTTGTGCTTGATTTATGGTAATGAAAGTCAGCATAGTAGATCAAGTTATTTCGACGTAAAAATGGAGATCAACACCAACACCTTGGGGATGGGGATTGACGATATAATTGGAGAGGCGCTATCTCCAGCTACTGAGTTTGAAATATTTCATCAGAAAAGAAAGCGAAAATCTGCTCCTTTGTCAACCTCAGCATGTATCCAAAAGGTTAGGAGAACCATCAAGAAAGAGACACAAGAGGCAGTTGAGGGGAAGCCATGTGTAGTAAAAACATATTTGGGTACTGAGGAAGACAAAGACTACAGCTCAATAGAATGTATAGTTGCAGCACTTCAAACCGTTCCTGACATGGATGATGAGATCTTCTTGGAGGCTTGTGAACTTTTAGAAGATGAGAGAAAGGCCAAGATGTTTGTGGCCATGGATGTTACAGCACGGAGGAAGTGGTTATTGAAAAAGATTCGACTGTAG
- the LOC115979942 gene encoding uncharacterized protein LOC115979942 isoform X3, whose amino-acid sequence MGTQMPACSDRTRTNWTPAMECYFIDLLLDQVHRGNRMGHTFNKQAWTDMLTMFNAYFGSPYDEKVLKSHYTNLWTQFNDVKSLLDQNGLSWDDTKQMVVASHHVWDAYIKAHPEAQFYRNRALMNFNDLCLIYAHTTADGRYSLSSRDIDFDDDIQGVNTGVAMNSFVPASKEHSKIDWTPAMDRYFVKLLLDQLKKGNKICNTFKKQAWNDMLTLFNGKFGSKYGKSFLKHRFKKLLKYYTDVKSLLEVKGFSWDEIQQKISADDYVWDNYIKAHPDAHSYRRKTLLNYCNLKLIFGNAVSNGHCSHLLQGRNFEDDIIQIKMVSFTYPVAEEKEGHASSDSECRRTNWTSTMDRYLIELLQDQVLRGNKIGHGFVAEAWIEMVRLFNAKFGSHHDKDGLRNRYKHLRGQYNDIKVLLDQSGFSWDETGEMVTAEDYVWDSYTKVHPDAQSYRNKSVPSYHKLCVIYGEEVCNGRYNISTCNADLDSEEPDLRIGEDMNIQCYANSGCLTTDWTPSMDRYLIDVMLEEVHKGKKIDYTFNNQAWIDMFMLFKEQFSLQHAKDFLKSRYRSLEKQYFDMKNLLEQRQFSWDETQQMVTAFDDVWDAYVKEHPDAKPYRIMPMPNYNDLCLIYGNPASDERCNEAHQDLGCNGFGARLNNSYHQRTDWTPSMDRYFIDLMLEQVHNGSMVDQKFNKLAWSDMIAKFGAEFGSQHDKDVLKNRFMNLRKRFNDMKTLLDQSGFSWNEMQQMIRAEDDVWDAYVKVHPDARTYRNRTLPNVNDLFLIYGNDNTEQRQNYSDHFMDVEDYELGVNIVIFKVVGEEDYQSPGNNDPLRINWTREMDRYFIVLMLEQLHRGNKIGRTYNAQAWTWMNASFSKKFGFLCDKDVLEDRYWTLRKEYTDITDILNHNGFAWDGIRQTMTADDDVWEAYIKDHPDAVTYRDEILGDYCDLCLIYGNESQHSRSSYFDVKMEINTNTLGMGIDDIIGEALSPATEFEIFHQKRKRKSAPLSTSACIQKVRRTIKKETQEAVEGKPCVVKTYLGTEEDKDYSSIECIVAALQTVPDMDDEIFLEACELLEDERKAKMFVAMDVTARRKWLLKKIRL is encoded by the exons ATGGGCACCCAAATGCCTGCATGTAGTGATCGTACAAGGACAAACTGGACACCAGCAATGGAGTGCTATTTTATTGATCTTTTATTAGATCAGGTGCATAGGGGGAATAGGATGGGCCATACATTCAACAAACAAGCTTGGACTGATATGCTGACCATGTTCAATGCCTATTTTGGATCCCCATATGATGAAAAGGTGTTGAAAAGTCATTACACTAATTTGTGGACTCAATTCAATGATGTAAAGAGTCTACTTGATCAGAATGGATTGTCATGGGACGATACTAAACAAATGGTGGTTGCCAGTCATCATGTTTGGGATGCTTACATCAAG GCTCACCCAGAGGCACAGTTTTATAGAAACAGAGCCTTGATGAATTTCAATGATTTGTGCTTGATATATGCACATACAACAGCAGATGGAAGATACAGCCTATCAAGTCGTGATATAGACTTCGATGATGACATTCAAGGAGTGAATACTG GTGTAGCAATGAATAGCTTTGTACCTGCAAGTAAAGAGCATTCAAAAATAGATTGGACACCAGCCATGGACCGATATTTTGTCAAACTTTTGCTGGACCAACTTAAAAAAGGCAATAAGATCTGTAATACATTCAAGAAACAAGCATGGAATGATATGCTTACCTTGTTCAATGGAAAATTTGGCTCTAAATATGGAAAGAGTTTCTTAAAACACCGTTTtaagaaattattgaaatattatacTGATGTGAAGAGTCTACTTGAGGTAAAGGGATTTTCTTGGGatgaaattcaacaaaagaTATCAGCAGATGATTATGTATGGGATAATTACATCAAG GCACACCCAGATGCGCATTCGTATCGTAGGAAGACCTTGCTAAACTATTGcaatttgaaattgatatttggAAATGCAGTAAGCAATGGACATTGCAGTCATTTATTGCAagggagaaactttgaagatgATATCATACAGATCAAGATGG TCAGTTTTACCTATCCTGTAGCTGAAGAAAAGGAGGGCCATGCCTCTTCTGATAGTGAATGTCGGAGAACAAATTGGACATCAACAATGGATCGTTACCTTATTGAATTGTTACAAGACCAGGTGCTTAGAGGGAATAAAATTGGTCATGGATTTGTGGCCGAGGCATGGATTGAAATGGTTAGACTGTTCAATGCAAAATTTGGATCTCACCATGACAAAGATGGTCTGAGGAATAGATACAAACATTTAAGGGGACAATATAATGATATAAAGGTTCTTCTTGATCAGAGTGGGTTTTCTTGGGATGAAACAGGAGAAATGGTAACTGCTGAGGATTATGTCTGGGATTCTTATACCAAG GTGCATCCCGATGCTCAGTCATATAGAAATAAATCTGTTCCCAGCTATCACAAATTATGTGTTATATATGGTGAAGAAGTTTGTAATGGAAGATACAACATTTCGACATGCAATGCAGATCTTGACAGTGAAGAACCAGATTTGAGAATTG GGGAGGATATGAATATCCAATGCTATGCAAACAGTGGTTGTTTGACAACAGATTGGACACCTTCAATGGACCGTTACCTCATAGATGTAATGCTAGAGGAAGTGCATAAGGGGAAGAAGATTGACTACACCTTCAACAATCAAGCATGGATAGATATGTTTATGTTGTTCAAGGAACAATTCTCATTACAACATGCCAAAGATTTTCTGAAAAGTCGTTATAGAAGTTTGGAAAAGCAGTACTTTGATATGAAAAATCTTCTTGAACAGAGACAATTTTCATGGGATGAAACACAGCAAATGGTCACAGCTTTTGATGATGTTTGGGATGCATATGTGAAG GAACACCCAGATGCAAAACCATACCGAATCATGCCGATGCCAAATTATAATGACTTGTGCTTGATTTATGGAAATCCAGCTTCTGATGAACGATGTAATGAAGCGCATCAAGATCTAGGATGTAATGGTTTTG GTGCCAGACTTAACAATAGCTATCACCAAAGAACTGATTGGACACCATCGATGGACCGATATTTTATTGATCTAATGTTAGAGCAAGTTCATAATGGAAGTATGGTTGATCAAAAATTCAACAAGCTAGCCTGGAGTGATATGATTGCAAAGTTTGGTGCAGAATTTGGGTCTCAGCATGACAAAGATGTCCTAAAAAATCGTTTTATGAATTTGAGGAAGCGGTTTAATGATATGAAAACTCTACTTGACCAGAGTGGTTTTTCTTGGAATGAAATGCAACAAATGATACGTGCTGAAGATGATGTCTGGGATGCTTACGTCAAG GTACATCCTGATGCAAGAACATACCGCAATAGAACTCTTCCAAATGTCAAtgatttgtttttgatatatggAAATGACAACACTGAGCAAAGGCAAAATTACTCTGATCACTTTATGGATGTTGAGGACTATGAGCTGGGAGTAAAtattg TTATTTTTAAAGTTGTAGGTGAAGAGGATTACCAGTCCCCTGGTAATAATGATCCTCTGAGGATAAATTGGACAAGGGAAATGGACCGTTATTTTATTGTCCTTATGTTAGAACAGTTGCACAGAGGGAATAAGATTGGTCGTACATACAATGCTCAAGCTTGGACCTGGATGAATGCAtcatttagtaaaaaatttggaTTCCTTTGTGACAAAGATGTACTAGAAGATCGTTATTGGACCTTGAGGAAAGAGTATACGGACATCACAGATATCCTCAATCATAATGGCTTTGCTTGGGATGGAATTCGCCAAACAATGACAGCTGATGATGATGTTTGGGAAGCTTATATCAAG GATCATCCAGATGCAGTTACATACAGAGATGAGATATTGGGTGATTATTGTGATTTGTGCTTGATTTATGGTAATGAAAGTCAGCATAGTAGATCAAGTTATTTCGACGTAAAAATGGAGATCAACACCAACACCTTGGGGATGGGGATTGACGATATAATTGGAGAGGCGCTATCTCCAGCTACTGAGTTTGAAATATTTCATCAGAAAAGAAAGCGAAAATCTGCTCCTTTGTCAACCTCAGCATGTATCCAAAAGGTTAGGAGAACCATCAAGAAAGAGACACAAGAGGCAGTTGAGGGGAAGCCATGTGTAGTAAAAACATATTTGGGTACTGAGGAAGACAAAGACTACAGCTCAATAGAATGTATAGTTGCAGCACTTCAAACCGTTCCTGACATGGATGATGAGATCTTCTTGGAGGCTTGTGAACTTTTAGAAGATGAGAGAAAGGCCAAGATGTTTGTGGCCATGGATGTTACAGCACGGAGGAAGTGGTTATTGAAAAAGATTCGACTGTAG